One Apostichopus japonicus isolate 1M-3 chromosome 14, ASM3797524v1, whole genome shotgun sequence genomic window carries:
- the LOC139980253 gene encoding uncharacterized protein: MTNDNKRKCSAFVARFFVTFFLTGSIKFGAVLFDPVSTNDGFTSALTGLLFILPYATSRLLGPGINQLMNYFSPRFLASLGGFIFGAGYVCSGLCPLCPLYLSIFLTMSGMGLACMLLPTVLCLKSSFGDNFRAIMPIAMLGSFAGVAVIPTVTVYVLNSYGTSVCFILFGASAWNLVPCGLLLQADHLRKENFKSEMINLQQKSYHDPPSLRDDPTVPQEDTLKSAKDCHGISGAIKSLLTNFEGSMKQLANLNFVMFFIVANVRKIPNDAWMLYLIPHTIARGLSPTSAATVGSIGGIGGLLGRLVASISFKTTRSIPILLFSM, translated from the exons ATGACAAatgacaataaaagaaaatgctCAGCATTTGTAGCCAGATTTTTCGTTACCTTTTTTCTCACTGGAAGTATCAAATTCGGAGCAGTTCTGTTCGATCCAGTTTCTACGAATGATGGTTTCACATCTGCATTAACCGGTTTACTCTTTATCCTCCCTTACGCAACATCGAGATTGCTcg GGCCAGGAATAAACCAGCTGATGAATTACTTTAGTCCCCGTTTTCTGGCATCTTTAGGTGGATTTATTTTTGGAGCTGGTTACGTATGTTCCGGACTATGCCCTCTTTGTCCACTGTATCTATCCATCTTTCTCACCATGTCAG GAATGGGATTAGCGTGTATGTTACTACCTACAGTTTTGTGTCTCAAATCATCTTTTGGGGATAATTTTCGCGCAATTATGCCTATCGCAATGCTAGGTTCCTTCGCTGGTGTGGCAGTTATACCTACCGTGACTGTTTATGTTCTTAACTCATATGGAACGAGCGTTTGCTTCATACTCTTTGGAGCATCGGCTTGGAATCTTGTGCCATGTGGACTACTTCTCCAAGCAGACCATCTCCGCAAAGAAAATTTCAAGAGTGAAATGATTAATCTCCAGCAAAAATCTTATCATGACCCTCCTTCGCTACGAGATGATCCGACTGTACCCCAAGAAGATACGTTGAAATCCGCTAAAGATTGTCATGGTATATCAGGCGCCATAAAATCATTGTTAACGAATTTTGAAGGTTCTATGAAACAACTTGCAAACTTAAATTTTGTTATGTTCTTCATAGTTGCTAATGTTAGAAAAATTCCAAACGATGCATGGATGTTATATTTGATTCCTCACACCATTGCGAGAGGGCTTTCTCCAACCTCCGCCGCGACTGTGGGCAGCATTGGTGGCATCGGCGGCCTACTGGGTAGACTCGTAGCGTCTATCTCCTTCAAAACAACAAGATCAATTCCCATTTTGTTATTTAGTATGTAA
- the LOC139980251 gene encoding alpha-N-acetyl-neuraminyl-2,3-beta-galactosyl-1,3-N-acetyl-galactosaminide alpha-2,6-sialyltransferase-like yields the protein MEEGASKPSKTRCLTRKGGVTYLVVYTVVIGLAFLSYLYANEGSRGSTIKVNSNEDLIVLPKSSVMRYMDSAGNDGKLLVKISFPRPGHPAAVLEHYKSMRDGSTFRKKCKKCALVFSSGHLLDSGAGEEIDSMPCVIRMNAAMTEGFEEDVGSKTTIRIVCHMSVEPLTVQAEEILGDDSNRKTESILLFGLTKPNHNWAADRINAMVDQYPNVAFYSMDEVGEMESDLIFEKETGKNKFETNTWLSTGWYSMLASLDICEELHVYGMVDETYCEENPDSSVRYHYYQTFDTPTECETYDNHENKVYMGGHRFITEKAIFSRWAEMFNIHFHHPKWTPKSKHSKGQVLKTPFVTRNETDSTIFGSISHWFLRSVIGFTA from the exons ACTAGGAAAGGAGGCGTCACATACCTGGTGGTTTACACCGTGGTGATTGGCTTAGCATTTCTCTCTTATCTTTATGCTAATGAAGGCTCAAGAGGAAGCACCATAAAGGTGAATTCCAATGAAGATTTAATAGTTTTACCAAAGTCTTCCGTGATGCGGTATATGGACTCTGCTGGTAACGACGGCAAATTATTGGTTAAAATTAGTTTCCCAAGACCTGGACATCCTGCGGCTGTCTTAGAACATTATAAATCAATGAGGGATGGATCG ACTTTCAGAAAGAAATGTAAGAAGTGCGCCCTCGTATTTTCAAGTGGTCATTTATTAGATAGTGGTGCTGGTGAGGAGATAGACAGCATGCCGTGCGTGATACGAATGAACGCCGCCATGACGGAAGGCTTCGAGGAGGACGTCGGAAGCAAGACGACCATTCGAATCGTTTGTCACATGTCTGTGGAACCGCTGACTGTCCAGGCTGAGGAGATCTTAGGCGATGATTCGAACAGAAAAACAGAATCGATCTTACTTTTCGGGTTAACTAAACCTAACCATAACTGGGCAGCAGATAGAATCAATGCAATGGTTGATCAATATCCAAATGTAGCATTTTATTCGATGGACGAAGTAGGAGAAATGGAATCGGATTTAATCTTTGAGAAAGAAACAGGAAAGAACAA ATTTGAAACGAATACTTGGCTATCAACTGGCTGGTACAGTATGCTAGCATCTCTTGATATTTGTGAGGAATTACACGTATATGGAATGGTAGATGAAACCTACTGCGA ggaaaatcccgactcgtCTGTTCGATATCATTATTACCAAACATTTGACACTCCTACCGAATGTGAGACTTACGATAACCACGAGAATAAGGTGTATATGGGAGGGCATAGGTTTATAACAGAAAAAGCCATCTTCTCTAGATGGGCTgaaatgtttaatattcatttccATCATCCAAAATGGACACCGAAATCCAAACATTCAAAGGGACAGGTTCTAAAAACTCCATTCGTCACTCGGAACGAAACAGATTCTACAATTTTTGGTTCGATCAGTCATTGGTTTTTAAGATCTGTTATAGGATTTACAGcgtaa